A genomic window from Vigna radiata var. radiata cultivar VC1973A chromosome 2, Vradiata_ver6, whole genome shotgun sequence includes:
- the LOC106756057 gene encoding uncharacterized protein LOC106756057, translating into MDSVNNIPLLDEDDSLLFDDSAPSTADVFSCSPLIPIRSIPLQTESGVADSENRNSSVSESANKENADWNKPQKLSLDPHQMKRKKKGGGYNLRKSLAWNRAFFTEEGVLNPEELSMISGTASSKSGLDLEVIHEEEYVGTSINLQEIEENLFMHSSDALPLEDRKIGARFSPKPAALAKASTAPVSSAKRKILTVNDSVGSRPKRNACPPRLPVASSSLKRPSTVKAPSKEVKVARTPGPKLDVSANTTTARSRILTAGFSKRNQNAPPATNPPKHAGLKALSKNPKTIPSNPKVVRADKGSVTRTLATPAGKHLNNSVETHPPARKIQSGTEANKESETSLSRGPSDISEKKQETQLQTTKLSGLRMPSPSLGFFSIAKAPSSHSQLQKTSKPCKPAKSNVLKLQNLETNSVNEARLKHAPAMRSEIVKGKNCTEELSLLDVKSELSMQVDDKQMTCVEAKYNSVGSEKISKQENVENILGHVSVTYEERGELCSSNNASSVEDAGFSRHEKLLSESHAQVPLEKETGQPDVSLKGYQSVLQERPSMHHHGGAADLVKSGGDAQKHLLIWNLSVNCSETTGSNLEAVNQQLQGKQLKTTSAVRVGEIMSTRESESHVNSCQKSIPEIKCAAASEPKIAKIEGCQLSVDDQSGFIQTIPVLEQCDKVIASEAKDHSTQVNELDRLSEDCITVSATVCNTELNNVSQERRPFREDNVQDLVLTSQLRDEDSSREASIHYDVPCYLPGNFEQQTSNITYSKVTKMLSEDVGLVLNHGDLLDQSEFSQVSADINSNTKDFIGSEAEKPSSCLQHTLLTRLVRDVDHTNTDIKESHVEDAQMRLLNETLAPYKRNNPENGNNVLHCDSDWLPTNIASSEEINKSTEDVHARPFNENPAPFNCNSKHCLVTNDTDFQRSGVVGAADSDDVNSILLDLNGDMSTHVAPSEEIKKTILYEGALCDIYTSENSASNNHSQAMPENKDGNIRTDDLSIDDAKEGYSNMLPLVEFQLNGNIQKMSENKDGDLDMEDVKDGSSDILPLVEVQLDDNIQAMTENNGRNLDMDDLQTGNAKEGSSDMFLSVKVQVNDNIHDMFENSDGNVDMDDSKECSSVILPLVEVQLSDNIQAISENNDEILDMDNAKEGSSDILPLVEVQLDDNIQAMSENNERNLYMDDAKKDSSDMLPLVEVRLNENIVDVSEHNDGNHDMDDSEECSSDILPLVEVQLIDNIQAISGNNDEKLDMDDAKESPSHTLPPVEVQLDDNIQAMYENSERNFYMDDLQVDYAKGSSDTLPLFEVQVSDNMQHVSENNDGNLDMDDSKECSSDILPLVEVQVNDNIISSERISSSAVNQDSFADVVAWKAEERCSLSESSNLPASDHLTFNLDEFSDTDMLYQSKGGIYFAEDKRKIIRLHESAAKRKQEVLTGNLPTNAAPFSDEWFTATDSAEQKLNQNPPRGDRRETVACDTELRDDGSSRDASIQHHVHGDVTGNIEQQTSTSTYCKAEEMLCEYKGLEPNHDDVVDQNELSEVCEDFISNTKDSMGSGAEKPSGHIQHSLLGQFVEEFNQTNREIEESHLTTQVQSFAENPVLYNCNSKQCLAVSDGKFQLADSDNVNENSHDPDFQGPCAIVGVDFQNVDDIHLPLDGNWLSTNTASSEEIKETNLSENALKGGDARTCEYKASNDHIQAMPENEDRYLYADERREHLQTNDAKKGSSDIFPVVEVQLKDNVVSSDEESKDSFTDEVAWKPEEHRSSESSSLPASDNLASRVPQVSEISLLNSTTFSEEAGTNIFEKDESPNTDMEHQSKGDINYAEDSNKVIHLQESATKSKREVPTLKPPPNAAPFSEEWLAAIEAAGEEILTMKGGAVQNSPTEKPQHEPGPWSPVRRKNQSIGPFDCTKHNIQPSSS; encoded by the exons ATGGATTCCGTTAATAACATTCCGCTTCTAGACGAAGACGATTCGTTGCTCTTCGATGATTCTGCACCTTCCACCGCAGATGTCTTCTCTTGCTCCCCTCTCATACCTATCAGATCGATTCCTCTTCAAACCG AGAGTGGAGTTGCGGATTCTGAAAATCGAAATTCCTCCGTTAGTGAGAGTGCCAACAAAGAGAACGCGGATTGGAACAAACCGCAGAAGCTTAGCTTGGATCCTCATcaaatgaagaggaagaagaaaggaggcGGTTACAATTTGCGCAAGAGCTTGGCGTGGAATCGAGCTTTCTTTACTGAAGAAG GTGTTTTGAATCCGGAGGAGCTTTCTATGATTAGTGGCACTGCCTCTTCTAAGTCAGGGTTGGATTTGGAAGTGATCCACGAAGAAGAGTACGTAGGTACATCGATAAATTTgcaggagattgaagaaaatttgtttatgcattcatCCGATGCTCTTCCTTTAGAAGATAGAAAAATTGGTGCTCGGTTTTCTCCAAAGCCTGCGGCATTAGCCAAAGCTTCTACTGCTCCGGTTTCCTCG GCCAAGAGGAAAATACTTACTGTCAATGACTCCGTTGGCAGCAGACCTAAACGCAATGCTTGTCCTCCACGGCTGCCAGTAGCTTCGTCCTCAT TAAAAAGACCTAGCACAGTGAAAGCGCCGAGTAAAGAAGTGAAAGTCGCTAGGACACCTGGTCCTAAATTGGATGTTTCTGCCAATACAACAACTGCTAGGAGTCGAATCTTGACCGCAGGTTTCTCCAAGAGAAATCAGAATGCACCTCCTG CCACTAATCCTCCGAAGCACGCTGGACTAAAAGCCTTGTCAAAAAATCCTAAAACCATCCCAAGTAACCCAAAGGTTGTTCGTGCTGATAAAGGTTCGGTTACCAGAACACTAGCCACGCCAGCTGGGAAACACTTG AATAACTCAGTTGAAACACATCCACCAGCCAGAAAGATTCAGTCAGGAACTGAAGCAAATAAGGAGTCAGAAACTAGTCTCTCACGAGGCCCATCTGACATTAGTGAGAAAAAGCAAGAGACACAActtcaaacaacaaaattatcagGCCTGCGGATGCCATCTCCCTCACTGGGATTCTTTTCTATA GCAAAAGCTCCCAGTTCACATAGCCAATTACAGAAAACTTCTAAACCTTGCAAGCCTGCTAAGAGTAACGTTCTTAAATTACagaatttagaaacaaattcTGTTAATGAGGCAAGACTAAAACATGCACCTGCCATGAGGTCTGAAATTGTCAAAGGGAAGAATTGCACTGAGGAGTTAAGCCTTTTGGATGTGAAGTCAGAATTGAGCATGCAAGTGGATGATAAGCAAATGACTTGTGTAGAAGCGAAATATAATTCTGTTGGCTCTGAAAAAATAAGCAAGCAAGAAAATGTTGAAAACATTCTTGGTCATGTCAGCGTAACATACGAGGAACGCGGAGAACTATGTAGCAGTAATAATGCTTCTAGCGTGGAGGATGCGGGATTTTCTAGACATGAAAAGCTTCTTTCAGAGAGTCACGCTCAAGTGCCGTTGGAGAAAGAAACTGGTCAGCCTGATGTTTCGTTAAAAGGGTATCAATCTGTATTGCAGGAACGACCATCGATGCACCATCATGGTGGTGCCGCTGATCTTGTTAAAAGTGGAGGAGATGCTCAAAAACATTTATTGATATGGAATCTCTCAGTCAATTGTAGTGAAACCACCGGAAGTAATTTAGAGGCAGTTAATCAACAGTTACAGGGGAAACAACTCAAGACTACAAGTGCTGTTAGGGTGGGGGAAATCATGTCAACAAGAGAAAGTGAATCTCATGTAAATAGTTGTCAGAAATCTATACCAGAAATCAAATGTGCTGCTGCAAGTGAACCAAAAATAGCTAAAATTGAAGGCTGTCAGTTATCAGTAGACGATCAGTCAGGTTTCATTCAGACAATACCAGTGTTGGAACAATGTGATAAGGTTATCGCATCAGAAGCAAAGGATCATAGTACTCAAGTCAATGAATTGGACAGGTTGAGTGAAGATTGCATAACCGTTTCTGCAACAGTTTGCAACACTGAGTTAAACAATGTTTCACAGGAAAGAAGACCTTTTCGTGAGGATAATGTACAGGATCTTGTCCTTACATCCCAA CTTAGGGATGAGGATTCTTCTAGGGAGGCTTCTATCCACTATGATGTTCCGTGTTATCTCCCTGGAAACTTTGAGCAACAAACTAGCAACATTACGTATTCTAAAGTTACGAAAATGCTCAGTGAAGATGTGGGTTTAGTGTTAAATCACGGTGACTTGCTTGATCAAAGTGAATTTTCTCAAGTATCTGCAGACATTAATTCAAACACCAAAGATTTTATTGGTTCTGAAGCTGAAAAACCCTCTAGCTGCTTACAACATACACTATTGACTCGGTTAGTCCGAGACGTTGATCACACTAACACAGATATTAAAGAATCACATGTGGAAGATGCGCAGATGCGGTTGCTTAATGAAACTCTAGCGCCATACAAAAGAAATA ATCCTGAGAACGGTAATAACGTACTACACTGTGACAGTGACTGGCTACCCACAAATATTGCTTCTTCTGAAGAAATCAATAAATCAACGGAAGATGTGCATGCGCGTCCGTTTAATGAAAACCCAGCGCCATTCAACTGCAACAGTAAGCACTGCCTTGTTACAAATGATACTGATTTTCAAAGGTCTGGTGTTGTTGGTGCTGCAGATTCAGATGATGTTAATAGCATACTACTAGACTTGAATGGTGATATGTCAACACATGTTGCTCCTTCTGAAGAgattaagaaaacaattttatatgaGGGTGCATTATGTGATATCTATACAAGTGAAAACAGTGCTTCCAATAATCATAGTCAGGCTATGCCTGAAAACAAAGATGGAAATATTCGTACGGATGATTTGTCAATCGATGATGCAAAAGAAGGTTATTCTAACATGTTGCCTTTAGTGGAATTTCAACTCAATGGCAACATTCAGAAAATGTCTGAAAACAAAGATGGAGATCTTGATATGGAGGATGTCAAAGACGGTTCTTCTGATATATTGCCTCTAGTTGAAGTTCAACTCGATGACAACATTCAGGCCATGACTGAAAACAATGGAAGAAATCTTGATATGGATGATTTGCAAACGGGTAATGCAAAAGAAGGTTCTTCTGACATGTTTCTTTCAGTTAAAGTTCAAGTCAATGACAACATTCATGATATGTTTGAAAACAGTGATGGAAACGTTGATATGGATGATTCAAAAGAATGTTCTTCTGTCATATTGCCTTTAGTTGAAGTTCAACTCAGTGACAACATTCAGGCTATTTCTGAAAACAATGATGAAATTCTTGACATGGACAATGCAAAAGAAGGTTCTTCTGACATATTGCCTCTAGTTGAAGTTCAACTGGATGACAACATTCAGGCCATGTCTGAGAACAATGAAAGAAATCTTTATATGGATGATGCAAAAAAAGATTCTTCTGACATGTTGCCTTTAGTTGAAGTTCGACTCAATGAAAACATTGTGGATGTGTCTGAACATAATGATGGAAATCATGATATGGATGATTCAGAAGAATGTTCTTCTGACATATTGCCTTTAGTTGAAGTTCAACTCATTGACAACATTCAGGCCATTTCTGGAAACAATGATGAAAAGCTTGACATGGACGATGCAAAAGAAAGTCCTTCTCATACATTGCCTCCAGTTGAAGTTCAACTCGATGACAATATTCAGGCCATGTATGAAAACAGTGAAAGAAATTTTTATATGGATGATTTGCAAGTGGATTATGCTAAAGGCTCTTCTGACACGTTGCCTTTATTTGAAGTTCAAGTCAGTGACAATATGCAACATGTGTCTGAAAACAATGACGGAAATCTTGATATGGATGATTCAAAAGAATGTTCTTCGGACATATTGCCTTTAGTTGAAGTTCAAGTCAATGACAACATTATATCTTCTGAACGCATTTCTTCTTCAGCAGTGAACCAAGATTCTTTTGCAGATGTAGTTGCCTGGAAAGCTGAGGAGCGTTGTTCTTTAAGTGAAAGTTCAAATTTACCAGCTTCAGATCATCTAACCTTCAACCTAGATGAATTTTCCGATACTGACATGCTATATCAGTCCAAAGGTGGGATTTACTTTGcagaagacaaaagaaaaataattcgCTT ACATGAATCTGCTGCTAAAAGAAAGCAGGAAGTTCTTACAGGGAATCTTCCAACAAATGCTGCTCCATTTTCTGATGAATGGTTTACTGCAACCGATTCCGCTGAACAG AAGTTGAATCAAAATCCCCCCCGTGGAGATAGGCGGGAAACTGTTGCTTGTGATACTGAG CTTCGAGATGATGGTTCTTCTAGGGATGCTTCTATTCAGCATCATGTTCACGGTGATGTCACGGGAAACATTGAGCAACAAACTAGCACGAGTACATATTGTAAAGCTGAAGAAATGCTTTGTGAGTACAAGGGTTTGGAGCCAAATCATGATGACGTGGTTGATCAGAATGAACTTTCTGAAGTATGCGAAGATTTCATTTCAAACACCAAAGATTCTATGGGCAGTGGAGCAGAAAAACCTTCTGGCCATATACAACATTCACTACTGGGTCAGTTTGTCGAAGAATTTAATCAGACTAACAGAGAAATTGAGGAATCACATTTAACGACACAAGTGCAGTCATTTGCTGAAAACCCAGTGTTATACAACTGCAACAGTAAACAATGTCTTGCTGTTTCTGATGGTAAGTTTCAATTGGCGGACAGTGACAATGTAAATGAAAATTCTCATGATCCTGATTTTCAAGGGCCTTGTGCTATTGTTGGTGTAGATTTCCAGAATGTTGATGACATACATTTACCCTTGGATGGTAATTGGCTGTCCACAAATACAGCTTCTTCTGAAGAAATCAAGGAAACAAATTTGTCTGAAAATGCATTAAAAGGAGGTGATGCCCGTACATGTGAGTATAAGGCTTCCAATGACCATATTCAGGCCATGCCTGAAAATGAAGATAGATATCTTTATGCGGATGAGAGGCGAGAGCATTTGCAAACGAATGATGCAAAGAAAGGTTCTTCAGACATATTCCCAGTAGTTGAAGTTCAACTCAAAGACAACGTTGTATCTTCTGATGAAGAGAGCAAAGACTCCTTTACAGATGAAGTTGCTTGGAAACCTGAAGAGCATCGTTCAAGTGAAAGTTCAAGCTTACCAGCTTCAGATAATCTTGCCTCGAGAGTCCCGCAGGTCAGTGAAATTAGTTTGTTGAACTCTACAACTTTTTCAGAAGAAGCTGGAACTAATATTTTTGAGAAAGACGAGTCTCCTAATACCGACATGGAGCACCAGTCAAAAGGTGACATTAATTATGCAGAAGACAGCAACAAAGTCATTCATTT GCAGGAATCCGCAACTAAAAGCAAGCGGGAAGTTCCTACATTGAAGCCTCCGCCAAATGCTGCTCCATTTTCTGAAGAATGGTTAGCTGCAATTGAAGCCGCCGGAGAG GAGATCTTAACGATGAAAGGCGGTGCTGTACAAAATTCTCCCACTGAGAAGCCTCAGCACGAACCTGGTCCTTGGTCCCCG